The Montipora capricornis isolate CH-2021 unplaced genomic scaffold, ASM3666992v2 scaffold_298, whole genome shotgun sequence genomic interval aagaattaaactttattcgcataaaagctgatggtgacgtcaatcgtgcgtctgtcctctaaagatcataggcaagaaccaatcaaatccgtgaataacttgggttattatataaaagagaATCGTTTTCCAACAGATATATATTtataagtagacaggaaatcgacttgtctgcatagagtgctcgatatcgttagatagagcagaaataatgatttggttgaaaagttaaaacaagactagatgttgcatctcgacaacgctgtttcgtgagttgcctcactcatcaggagtttaatactaaatgtatatacaacaatcgtcactttaaatatccttaaaatttacataagggctccctaagggctgctcaattactacggTGTAGTtattttttcctatgtctacaacatgaaacaagttcatttcttttgtttagtgtgcagcggtgcggttTCATattgtagacataggaaaaaatcactacagcgtagtaattgagcagcccttagggagcccttatgtaaattttaaggatatttaaagtgacgattgttgtatatacatttagtattacactcctgatgagtgaggcaactctcTAAAGAGCTTtctcgagatgcaacatctagtctttttctaacttttcaaccaaatcatttatatatatatatatatatatatatatatatatatatatatatatattgataaGGCCtgagaaggccgaaacagtactgtctgcagtgatttatatatatatttattatatgactagctccgtgagcgggcaagatgaaccaaatcgcgcgctctgattggctacccgagcgggcaagatggagcgatactgcccgctcgggatttctcgcttggtcccgcaagatcaaagatcattttttggtgttttaagtcatataataaatcctttattgaccaagattgttcggtcaagatgactggatattggcctcgttcttttttcgcgtgtttatggacctcgacttcgtctcggtccacaAACACGTAAACACCAGTccatatccagtcatcttgacctcacgcttggtcaataacccatacatatatatatatttaacaaatagattccatgttgccgtgcgtctgttcagtaatagatcacagatgacgtcaaaatgtggtaagaacaaaaaagtgacacacgaggcgatagccgagtgtgtcactgatgttcttaccacattttgacgtctgctgtgatctattactgaacagacccacggcaacatggaatctacttgttttatataataaagaattaaactttattcgcataaaagctgatggtgacgtcaatcatgcgtctgtcctctcatagatcataggcaagaaccaatcaaaatccgtgaataacttgggttattatataaatagagtgtgaaacttgattttcgcaaaacagtgctcaatacatagaagtagagcgtagtatatatggaagaaaaagacaaataaactacaagttcatccctacaagcctgtttcgtggtcgcccactcatcaggggatttaatgagaataaactttaccatcgcttatatacaatatagtttgtctaatttatgcagcgcgAAATTGAGTtcagttattgcgcaggagggctttgtttctgtggtggcaagaagacacgagttcattacgtttgtttagtgttgatacttcgggtcggcagatgattaggaatttttctttgaggcagaggttactccttttgcttgagctgttgtacggcgaatgcgatgagagaatgcgccaggaaataaagtgttcgatgttgttgtctttgagggtccagatatgcttgctgagttcggtggagtttctgtgtttagcgtggcggaatgatgcagttTGGTTTCTgcatctcgttttgaagtcgttctctgtgagtccgatgtatgtttcggttgtgttgttgtctttacgtgtaacggtggcttggtagattactgatgattgcaggcagtttccgtcgagcgggcatgtattcttttgtcggcagttgcatgtcttgttgttagcaatggtagcggcggtggcggtgtcatcgatctgtatagatgcggcTAGAATGAGTTTGTCATGGTTATCGATTGTTTGTTTCGtcttgttcatgcagctgtaactgatcttgatggtgtttcggttgaagatttttctgagcttgtgatctttgggaaagtgcttgtctacgagggcgaggaatttgtgtccgatgttggtactggtgtttttgctaaaggAAGGgctgtaccagaggatgttgttgcattgtcggcttttccgtttgcttgctttggtgggttcgtactgcagggtgtagtggtatccactttcatcgagtgctttctggtaaggaggttggtcaaaggatgctttgtcagatgatagggacgacagtcgtttgttgatgccggcaggaatgttatttgtggtgattggcgggtggttgctctcgcggtgaacgtattgtagtaaGAACGTATTGTATAAGTGCTTCgattaaggttgaatgtgacgtctatgaagctgattatttgtttgttagccggaaaagccgacaacgcaacaacatcctctgatacaaccctccctttagcaaaaacaccagtaccaacatcggacacaaattcctcgccctagtagacaagcactttcccaaagatcacaagctcagaaaaatcttcaaccgaaacaccatcaagatcagttacagctgcatgaacaacacgaaattAATAATCGACAACCATAACAAatgcatcctaaccgcatctaaacagatcgatgacaccgtcaccgccgccgccgccgctgcgctcagaaaaaaaaacaattcaaattttataGTAGGGTATAAAGAATTTATAACTTTCTCTGGAATGAGATTTCTTAGGTGCATCCAAGaaagtatgaaggtaagagaggtaatccctcatattggccctattcccatcgtaatccctcttgagttatttttagatctcctgcgagatccggtattcctacgagggttaactgatagccaatcatatgtccccatttttaccaatgttgacagctgagcgaattcccacgcaatgattcgcgtcgttcgcgaaaatggggacatatgattgacTATCAGTTAActctcgtgggaataccggatctcgcaggagatctaaaaataacttaagtggAATTACCTTGGGAATAGGACCAATacgagggattacctctcttaccttcatactctcttggtgCATCATAACACCTACAAGGCTCCCTGCTTTGACCGCAATTGATTTAACATGTTCTGTAAAATTCAGGTTATTGTCAATAATGATACCCAGGAGCATCATGCTAATTTGCTCAAAACACAAGttagcctgcatagcaagcgtttccaTGGGGTTTTGTACAGTTCTTGGGCTGTTTGAAGAAAAGATACTGTATGCTATCTTCACTTAGTGTAAAACATCAGACGATGGGCTCCTTTCTGTATTATCAGCCACAATTTGTGGAGAAATGTCTCTTTCTCTGAACCCTTTGCTTACAGGAAAATCCTTGCCTTGCTCCTTTACCAATTTCAAATCACTTTGGTGAAGTAATCTAGGCAAACCACGTGACCCAagatgaaagagagagagaggactAGAAGCTAGGCAAGACAAAACGCTAAAGGCAAGGCTGGCTTACACGTAAGACGCAAGCTTCGCTCACGGCCTTATCTTTTTCGTAACTCCTTGTGCATCGGGCTGAAATTCCCCTGTCCGGATTCCCCCTACTGCGCCTGTCTCATGCGCGTCTCTTCTTTCCAGCGCCTCCATTGCCAGCTTACCAGCGGTAGCTTTGGCGATTCTATAGTTGGCGCCCTTACCAACAAAAGTTCCCCAGTGCACCTGCAGGGTACATTCGGTTCTTCCGTCTGGTAGTGTTTTTGCTTTactaataacaaagaaaaaacaacgcAAATTAGTCTATCTATTACAAGTTTCCTCCCCACACAAATAACACATTTGTACTGAAAGACAAACGAGGTGGCTGACTGATTAAGGTTACCGATCATTATCAATAAGGTATACCAGATAATGGATGTTTCCGCTTAGGACATGTTTTCAGTATAAATGAGTACAGTACAGGTGAACACAATGCTGAGGTTAAACCCTGTGATGGGCTAGCATCATATCCAGCGAATCCTATTCGTTTTTCTTGGGGACGTGAAAAAAAGAACTCTCCGGCTTATGCGGGTCTTCAAAAATTGCAACGACACCGAAAATGCAATTTTTCCTATAAACCATTTCATTTCCAGGGTAAAATCTCCCCTTGTCTTGACTCCACCATACTGATGAAAACCAAAGTTgtaaccattcaaatgaaaccaAAGTATTGAGCGGTAATaagcgtttccgtggggttTTGTGCGTTTTTGCCGTGTGAACGCGAGGAAATTGCAAAGAGCGAAAAAAATTCCTCCGTTTCTTTAGCGAGAAACGAACAAACCCCTAAGGGAAACGCTTGTTACGCAAGCTAAGCAGAACTTTCTTGTGGTAGTGTTTATTATGTTGTTCACGATGGTTCAAACTTGTGTGTCTGCGGATGAAATCCTGAAGTATGTTTTAAGGCTACTGGGCTGAACTTTCATTTCGTCCGGCTAATGCCTCGATATTTCATAAATTACATAATGAAAATTAGTTATTTTTGTCGCGTCGATCGCTGGTGCTCTTGTGAATGAGACTGTTTCGTTTAAACTCACACACGCACCTGAAGTTCCGCTTATCATCTTCTTCGTACACGCGTCTTATAGGATTGATGGGTATATGCACAGAATACGGATCTGAAACAAATGCAGCACACTAAGGTTTAAGTGCAATAACTAGAATTTCTTCCACTTTAaaaaattctacaataaactctTCCTTCGGCACCAGATCTGTCTGTCCATCATCAGTTGAAGAGATGTCCGTCTGACAGTTCACTTACAGGCGGACATGTGGAATTCGGCTGGTACCACGCACTCTGACGCCTTGAACTGGTCTCCGCTTTGGAAAAAGGTTCATCCAATCTGCACACTAGTACAAGATATGATGTTTAGGTGTTGGGATACCACTTGCCCCCTTGGAAAAATGGAGTAACTATATTTACTGTTTTGTTTCTGTGTAGCTGAAGGTCTCTCAGTTCTTCCGAAATCGTCGGAAATGTTCCGTAACGTACTCAAGACCCTTAGGACAATCTTCAATAAAGGGTTTAAGATTCTCAGACAGCTTTGCTATTGATCAGTGTACGACTGCCATTAAGTCTTTGTTTCTGGCTGCGAGAGCGAGACCCCAAGCCTGAGTTGGGCTGAGGTGAACGGTGCTCTGTAACCAGACGAATTTATGTTGTGCTTTACGCTAAACATAAAGATCTTCAACCATTCAGAGTGTTCACTTACCGATGTAAGGCTTCATCATGCGGTAGTACACGCCCCAGATCTTGGTCAAATCCATACCGCTGTCCAAAAACACTGCACCAGCAACAGACTCAAAGATATCACCCAGGACCTTTGGAGCCTCGATTCCTTCGTCATCTTGTTCAGACACGATAATAAACGCGTCTGCAGTGAcctacaaaacaaaaacagtcaCGCTAGCAAATCAGTGTCTAGTTTCTGAGTAATGGGTCCATCAGGAGGATTTGCACTCTCTCTAGTAGCGATGTAATAGACTATTAATTCTTAGAGCAGATGCATGACTCAGATTCAGCCAACGAGAAAGCGTTACGTCACGCAAGTAATATTCGTTTGGGTAGCATGGATAATGGTCCTGGATGGGAGGTGGCGAGCGGAAAAAGACAGAAAGGTACCTCGTGCCTAACTTCCCGACCTATCCAATCGAACAGTTCggcaatcgaacccaatcgatTACCAATCGTTCGATTGCCGAACTCAATCGAACATAATCGAACTCACAAAATTTTGCCAATCGAACacaatcgaacgttcgattaccgaacgattggtaatcgaacccaatcgaacgTTGGATTACCGAACGATTGGTAtaatcgaacgttcgattaACGAACGCCGCATCGCATGATAGGCACGTGGTATTGGAAAATTCCGAAGGTGAACATTGACATTCTTGCAGTATGATGTTCAGTTCCTGGTTATTCAATAAAAGGTGACAATGATTATATTCCACGTGTTTTACTCAGTTTGAGGCGTCAAGAGACAATTGCATTGGATTAGTTCGATTTTGTTCGATTATATTGGTTCGATTGGTTCGAAAATCGAACTCACAGCAAAATAGGTGTTCGATTTTGTTCGATTGCCGAACCCAATCGCACGATTGGagttcgattgggttcgattggtTTTTTGTTCGGTTTTGTTCAATTGGATAGGTCGGGCTAACTTGCGCCACATTTTGAACGCCGACCCTCAATCGTCGAGTACTGAAAAGTGTGTTAGTCGCGTAGCATCCATGCAACGCGATAGAAATGGAATGAGATTACTTTTTTGGTGCTCAAGTGGGGACTAGTGTCCTTATATTTCCCCAGCTAGCCTTGACAGCCTGTGAAGGAAATTGGGTTTGCCGAGGTCAAAAAGAATCTTTGATATACTTTGCCGTACTGCGACCAGCTCTCAGTTGACGTAgtagcttagttggttagagtgcTGGTGACCTAATCGCAGAGTACTCTAAAATGGGCGCATGTAAGTCACGTAAGTCATGCTCCCATTAAAAAGAGAAAGCACATTCAGGAGATTTCTATGACTCTCTCACCATTTTGTAACGCTCTCACATCGTTTTTCCTACCTTGCTCTggtgatttttttccctttcttcaGCTTTATGTTCCACTCTAGTGATAAAATTTTCGATCGTTTTGAACCACTGTAGTGACATCTGCTTTAAATACTTGTTATAGTCGTGTTTGACAGCAATGGCTGCAAAGATGTTGTTATTAACTAAAGCTTGGCGAATGTCTGTCAGCTCACCAGGAGATAACTTGGCGTGACGGAAGTATAAGTGTTGCGTGACGAGGAAGTCCAATAGAGCGTCCCCAAGAAACTCCAGTCTTTGATAGCATGGCGTGACGCGGTTGGTGTGGTACGAGGCGTGTGTTAGAGCCTCTAGTAGATACAATTTAGAGCGGAAAGTGTAATGAATGgagtttttttcaaagttctttAAACCGGAAACCATGCGTGACACCATATCTTCACTGTCGCTAGCTCCTGTCATGGTTGATCCTCGAGTCCAAAATCTCGTGTAACAACCCGCTTTGCTTTTCTCTGCAAACTCGTTAAGGTCATCGTTTCCGTCAACTTCAGGAAGAACCTTAAGACCCAGGAACCTCATAAAACGGAGTGCGCCAAGGTACCCACAGGAGATCAAATATGCTCCTATGAGGGCTTCCATGCTGTCAGCAACCGACTTGTCCGATATTACCTGAATATTGCCTTTGGCTGCCCTGAGGTCACAATCCTGGGGGCCAGCCCCATCAGCATATTCAACGTCCATCTCCTCCTCGATAGCACCAAAAGTATCGGAGTCGACATCTATGGCTGCATCACCTGAGCCCGTTATGCTTTCCTGCGGCAGTTTGGTAAATTGGCATCCCGTGGGGCACCATGTATCACGTGCCAGCGGCGTGCACTGTTGATACCCAGCTAAGGTCTTCTTCGCGGCTGCACGGTACAGCGCCAGATTACTGATCTGCTTTTTCTTCCGCTGTGTCAGTTTCCCCTCGTCTTTGTCTTGATGACTCATAAAAAGATGAAGCGACACTGCCAGCTTCAAGAAGGCGTCTCCGAGCATCTCGAGCCTCTCTAGGTTAAACGCGTCTCCACTGTGAGTGGTGGTCAGGGCTTGAAGGACAAAAGCGGTGTCAGGATGATCAACTGGACCTCGCCTGCTACGAAACAAAGACTTGAGATCTAAAAACAGCCCTGGGAactcgtcatcgtcatcatcgtaatcttcatcatcatcatccatgGCTGTCCCTGCAGCAGCGCTGCTGCTATCGACGTGTAGTAAACTCTTTTCATCATTAACACTTTCAGCACCAATGGCAGGGAGATTGAATTCATTTGTGTCATCAGGCACTCCAGCGATCATGCTCTTGACATCACCAACAAGTAAAAGAGTATTCACACGATGCAGAATAGAGGGCAGCATCAGGGACACACTAAGAAGAGACCCACGGATGGGCAGCACATCACACAACTCCGGAACAAGGTGAATAACGTCACGCTTACTCTTGGATGACACCTTTCTGTCCACTAAAAAATTTACTCTATCGGAAATGTCTTTCACTTCAATGAGAGGCTGACCCTTGTTAGTAATGTGCTTCCCGTAGCACTGCCGGAAGTAGCTTTCGTAGGTTTTGGCTTTGGATTTGTCCGGAAAGGGGGATAAGGGAGAGAGGTCTGGACGCACTTTCAAAACAGCAAACCTCTGCCGCCTCTGCTgggaatacatgtaattttttgtGACCACCACGTCCTCCTTATTTGGCGCAGTCTCAAAGTGCAAAGCATCCTTCATGCTGTCATAGTCCACATCATATCCAGTGTCTTTCACTAGGACGACAAAGTAACCGTCCGCTTCACCGTCTGTATGCCTGGCTTTGAATTCTACGGGTGTTTGGAGAATGTGCCTGAACAAAAATAGGTGGAAATGCTGAACAATTTCCAGGTCCTTGGCACGTAGCGGTGAGCTGTGGCTACTCAGAGACACTGTGACTTCACCGTAATCAGGATAAAGTTTGAATGGTCGCACCTGCAGATTGaaataattacagtaaataAGCTTTAAACGAAAGCCGAGTACTACtcaataaatttcactggaaGGACGACACTTTTTCACGATTTTTCTTCTCAGATACCGAAAAAAGGTATAGTTAGAATCAACTTGTGCACCACAACAGACAGCATAACGAGGGAAAAAACTCTACTCAATCGCTCTTATTAAaatggtcacactttaggattCATCCACGGCTGAAGCGCTCAGTACCTTCAATTTGGAAGGGAATAGTCCTATATAGGTACGAGGATAATCTAGCACTAACCGCGGGAAGTGGAACATTTGTCAACAAGCCAAACTTATGGCAGGCATCATCTCTGAAGAATCGCGCACTGGCTTCCAGATCTTTCGGGTGGGTAAGTTTGGTGATTCTGATGCTGATGACCGTGAGGTAATGGGGTTGGTGAGTGTCCTGAACCAAGCTGCCGATAAATAACTTGGGGACCTGGATAAAGGAGGAATATATCAGGAAACAACAGACTTCTAGTGCACAGAGACACTAGTTTTCTAAAAACTGTTGGCATCGAAACTAAATATTACGCACACCTagcaaaggaaaacaaagcAATTACAATGTAACAAGAAACGAGATTTATGCTTGTTCCTGAATGTCAAAACTAGAATTGCTTGCCAGAGGGAACAAACCCTAAATGTTGAGGTTAATTGCCTACCTTCCTCTCATAGATTCGCTTTCGTTTCCTCGTTCCTGCTTTCGTCCTTTTCCTTCCACCGGTTTCAGTTTCTTCTTCTTCGGGTTCACTTTCCTCGTCCGATAAGCTGCGGACTGGCAACAAGTTGTCATCAAGCTCGCCAATCCTGTGAAGCTCTTGGCAGGCAAAAAATGCCGCAGTCATCTTGGCGAGGTTCTTACCTCGCATGGGAGGACtctgttaaaaaataaaaccggagaaaaaccattAGCTCCGAGAAAACGACATCGTTGTGTGCCATTTACAAATGGTCTCAGATCCGAAGTAAAGAGCTTCCAAATGTAGAAGtcttaagaaaattaaacaagaatGTTTTTGGTTGTTGTAGCTGATGGAGTGCATATTGTTTGAAGGAACGTTGATGACATACTGTATGTAGAGATCTAATAAAGCTGTTAGTCATTGGTGTAAAATACAACCCCACGAAATAATCGGAATATTTCAAGGTATACAATTTGTTGTCCCCAGTCCATACATTCAGATGTCCACAACGTTTTGCTCTTTTACAATTATTATATAAGCTCTTTCTTGATTTCTATACCGAAAAAGGTGACGTGAGACTACTGTCAGAAAGAGTAGGGATTAACATGCTATTCACACTTCATTTACGAGTATaaacaaaaattcaattttttcgGACTTACAGATTACGCTCAGTGGTGAATACAGGAGTTTATTTTCAGTGTATATTAGTGTAATGCTATTATTCATATTTTAGGCCACAAGAACACAAAATAAGGATAAGGTCTCAATAGGTACGCTGGATTGCAGAATATGGCCAAACTGCGCACTGTTTTGCAGTCAAATCACACCGGCGACTCAGAGTTGAAGAAAATGGGTAGCAGAGTTGTCGAAAATGAAAGAGAATTGCCACTAGTGCACGAGAGTTGCCAAACGTAGGGGAGCTGAAGAGTTAACATGCCAAACTTTTACCATTAGACAAAgttatgtaccagtcaaattgaagcttcaaaaTCCTTCCCCCGTGcataccccgggcatttgaataaaaaatttccaaaaattcaaatgcccgAGGAGtttcccgggggtggggggttCACTTTGACTGGTACATTACGGGCCGTCAGGTGGATCAAATAATTAATTCTGCAGTGTATGTTTAGGCGGTAAAGTGAATCCATGAATTGTCCACTGAGCATTTGCCCtagtaatgcacctatcaatgttaagccccagggaggggAGGTCGGGCAtgggggtggggattttgacattttcattcaaaaatcttcaaattccccacccctgggaCAAAATAAATGGTCAAAATGTCCACATGGCGGCAAGTGAAGGtggtaaaatgtcctttgtacGATCAAAATCGCTAGCCTGGGGAGTCGTCAcatacgatcaaaatccctaccctggggacagacctcacgatcaaactcccgtggttagcccaacctccctggggcttaacattgataggtgcataatgtGAATGTAAAGGGGTACAAATGAATGTTGTCCCACTCGCACAAAACCATATTGTCTGATTTCTCATTTCCTTACTAGGGCTAATGCTCAGTGTGAAATTTACGGATTCACTTTAGCAATTTAACATACACTACAGCTGAGTAAATTCCCCGATCCATCATTTGTGTCCTTAAGCACATGTGTCGCAACCGTTGATTAGTACCGTCTGTTTCttttcattaattaagcaaATTGTAGCACTCTTttgtcttaaggacgttcgcgccaattgtttctgcgtatccttactgcgcacgcaaatgcactgGCCACGTCATACACCAGCGCGCGCgctaagaaataaaatgagaaatgacagggcaaaaggccattgctatagctttgcctggactTAACAGTCTTGGACggtcggtgacccctatttttctttccagaaacggattttatttacaattatctccacgttgttcaaaaatgaacaaaaaatcaatgtgggaagaagatttctgctcacgggacatcaaatcctgccatcttgcggctgcaaggcgcgtgaaactgtggtcgctaaatgcgaacttgatctttaaggaacctcaccagttgactaaattcacttaataagtccacttaaacaatatttggcagagaagatttcacttcaaagatgtaattgcgatatatttgggtttacagacactggccttattcgctaacgaagcccgattttgtcacattttgggtgtttttccgggcatgttctctccaaaacgaagtcggtgaccccccatttttttacatttctgacataactaactcatcatcttacagtggtaaaagtttcagaaaaaaatcaatgttgaaactttttcgcgcgaacgtccttaatagcCACCGTTCAGCATCAAAGCATGACTCTGCCAGAAGATGCACTATGGTAGTCAAGATTAGAATCAGAGCTAAAGACTTTGCACTCACAACTATAGTTTTACGGAGTTGGCAATTTGTGGGCATTTCCAGTTCACATATGTAACCATCACTGTGCGACTTGTAGTTGTACACTGGATTGAGGTGAGTGAATCTATCACCTGGCAGCTTGGAACAGTACCTGGAAATAAGtcacagaaaaacaacaaaatgtttcagcagaaaaacaaaggaaagtaataCAGAATATTTGGGTGTTGATTATCAGGAATGTAATTCAACCAAGGTGGTCTGGAACTCTTCTCTCAACCCTTTAATATCAAAGAAGAAATTCTCCTAACTTGTCCCCATACTTTTCTAATAAAATTACTGGGGGAAAGTTACTAAAACATCAAGAAAATTCTCCTTAGGCAATCAGATTCAGGTGAAATTTGATGCTGATCACTAGT includes:
- the LOC138035178 gene encoding endoribonuclease Dicer-like, encoding MKEGESEESSSASEIESEAELEPEVKMNPRPYQVELLERAKERNTIVCLGTGTGKTFISVMLIKEMAHQIRETFQNGGKRTFFLVNTVPLASQQAKVIGKHTDLKVQHYVGEMGVDFWDKYKWQKQFNENNVLVMTAQIFLNLLSHTFIKLSQVNLLIFDECHHAKKKHPYRQIMQFFMGCETEDCPKVLGLTAAVVHRKVKAQNIESEIKELECTLRSTCETSQDEEIEKFAAKPKEEVVTFSNNRIDNDLDILVKRLQEVLRPGIDLLPELKDCEEALLELGPWAANRLAECLVKGLERSVLFQLSREEQQLCDILTTQLRKLQSVYHTSTSLDVPEGCEQCCVMPKLKKLLSVLKNYGNSIYNECEKESKLCGIVFVEKRWTAVILSEQINFAALQDRELAFVKSKFVIGHGMGTQRVGYSKETEMDWKKQEEVLRQFRRHEFNLLIATSVVEEGLDIPKCNVVCRFDFPDNVCSYLQSKGRARAKDSIYYIFVDEREKEEKDSELETMQAIERSLLERCHNRKEPTEEECDQAAEADQLLPPYQTKNGARVTMSSSLDLLSWYCSKLPGDRFTHLNPVYNYKSHSDGYICELEMPTNCQLRKTIVSPPMRGKNLAKMTAAFFACQELHRIGELDDNLLPVRSLSDEESEPEEEETETGGRKRTKAGTRKRKRIYERKVPKLFIGSLVQDTHQPHYLTVISIRITKLTHPKDLEASARFFRDDACHKFGLLTNVPLPAVRPFKLYPDYGEVTVSLSSHSSPLRAKDLEIVQHFHLFLFRHILQTPVEFKARHTDGEADGYFVVLVKDTGYDVDYDSMKDALHFETAPNKEDVVVTKNYMYSQQRRQRFAVLKVRPDLSPLSPFPDKSKAKTYESYFRQCYGKHITNKGQPLIEVKDISDRVNFLVDRKVSSKSKRDVIHLVPELCDVLPIRGSLLSVSLMLPSILHRVNTLLLVGDVKSMIAGVPDDTNEFNLPAIGAESVNDEKSLLHVDSSSAAAGTAMDDDDEDYDDDDDEFPGLFLDLKSLFRSRRGPVDHPDTAFVLQALTTTHSGDAFNLERLEMLGDAFLKLAVSLHLFMSHQDKDEGKLTQRKKKQISNLALYRAAAKKTLAGYQQCTPLARDTWCPTGCQFTKLPQESITGSGDAAIDVDSDTFGAIEEEMDVEYADGAGPQDCDLRAAKGNIQVISDKSVADSMEALIGAYLISCGYLGALRFMRFLGLKVLPEVDGNDDLNEFAEKSKAGCYTRFWTRGSTMTGASDSEDMVSRMVSGLKNFEKNSIHYTFRSKLYLLEALTHASYHTNRVTPCYQRLEFLGDALLDFLVTQHLYFRHAKLSPGELTDIRQALVNNNIFAAIAVKHDYNKYLKQMSLQWFKTIENFITRVEHKAEEREKNHQSKVTADAFIIVSEQDDEGIEAPKVLGDIFESVAGAVFLDSGMDLTKIWGVYYRMMKPYIDPYSVHIPINPIRRVYEEDDKRNFSKAKTLPDGRTECTLQVHWGTFVGKGANYRIAKATAGKLAMEALERRDAHETGAVGGIRTGEFQPDAQGVTKKIRP